The DNA window GAACATGCGGTCATAAAGTTGTATGGCATCCATTGCAGTTCATCCTGCGCCAAACGTGTTGCAACTCGCGCTTGGTTGGTTGCAAAAAATTGCGCGACATGCGCCCTAAATCGCGGCTGAAATGCTGGGTATTGGAAGCGATAACCGATAGCAAATCCCAACGTTGCGTCACTCAAGAGTAAGTCGTAAAACAGGTTAACGTGTTCTGTATTTGACACATAACCTAATGAATCTAAGAGCACATCCTTATACTCAGCATCGGCTTTTTCAAACAACCCGAGAAGCGCAAGGTACTGGGTCTTATTGGCATTAAATGCCAGTACCTTTACCATTGCCTCTAGATTGTCTGAGTGCAAAAAATCCGACTCAGCATACTGGCGCTGAGCATACTGATACACCCTGTTGTCATGTAAGTAGAGTCCATAAAATGACAACCAGCTTTGCGCTGTAGATAACGCCGCGACCTTGGACCAATCCTCAATGTGTGGCAATCTTGTTTTCAAGTAGGCACTAAACTCGACCTGTTTTTCGGCAGGTATGGTCGACACAAACGCATCGGTCAATGCCGACAACGCAATAGACACCGCTCGACTGTCCTTTGGCATTGTGTTTATCGTGTTCAATTGCTGTTCAAGATACACTTGGAAATCGATATAACCATACTCCGCAAGCGCATCCACATTATCAAAATAGACTTCCCATTCGCGTTCATTGAGCTTCGCAAGTAACTGACTATCTTGCCCTGAAGCATCGAAAAAGCGGTAATAACCTTTGTCATCCTCATTGAGCCAAAGACGACTTCCTTTTGGTATGTTCTTTATTTCTAACGATTTACCAGAAATAACCCATCGTTTTGACTGCATCGATTGCCCATTCCAGATTTTCACGAACACAGGCACAGTCCACTGTTTATCCGAATTACCATTAAAGTCCGATTGTTCTAACAAAAATCCCCCATCCGTCTTTTTTAATGTGATTAACGGGTAACTGGACTGTGAGGTGAAACTGTCCACCAGCTGCTGTGCCAGAGGAAAAGCGCTCAATTTACTGAGAAACGAATTCGTATTGGCGTTGCCATATTGGTTCTCTGCAAAATAGGCTTGCATCACCCCTGACAAGGCATCTTCGCCAATCAACTGCTCGACCATATTAAGTACCGCAACACCTTTGACATAATGAAAATCATCCATGGGGATGTTGTCACCAAGCTTTTGCATCTTAGCCCGCATTGGCGCTACTGAATTTGTATCAAAATGGTAAAGCCTTGATTTTCTGCCGTAAGTACAAGATGCAAATTCAGGGAAATGACGTCGAACGATTTTCACGGCCATAAACTCAGCAAATGTCTCATTCAACCAAAAATCGTCATACCAACCGATTGTCACTGAGTTACCAAACCACATATGCGCTACTTCGTGCGCAACCAACTTAGTAAATTCACAGTGACTTTGACCATCGTCATCATCGGGAAACTGATTGGGATTAAGCGCAACCAATCCAACATTTTCCATACCCGAGAGGGTCTCTATTGGCGCCACAAAGAAATCCAGTTTCTCAAATGGAAATGGGCTTTTTAGGTAACCTTCGATACCTGCAACGGTGCGGTTGAGTACATCCGTAAAAACCACAGGTACCGAGACATCTCTATCAACAGGACTAAATACACGGGATTTCAATTGCGTTTCATTAAATTCGGTGAATTTAAACTCGCCTACCGCAACCGCAAGTACATCGGTGTTCAGTTTTGGTGTCGGTTTAAAGTGAACGACTTTGCGTTCGCCTTTAATTTCTTCTTTTACGGAAACCGTATTATGAAGCGCTTGGTATTGCTTTGGAATGTCTAACGTGAAGGCAAAGTGTGTTTTAAAACTTGGATCATCCACCGTTGGAAACGCACGTCTTGCAAGCATTTTTTGAAACTGCGAGAAGATAAATGGCTTTTTACCTTCCGTTCGTTGTACGAACAATCCCTCGACCGAATTGGAAAACTGCCCTTTAAAATGGACAATCAACTTAGCACTGCCCGATACGGGGCTGACCAACTTTTGTCTAACAACATCAAACGCGTCTGCTTGAGTCAGAGCTAAGGATGTCGATTGCTCATTTTGTACGAGTGTCACCGATTCAAGTTGCAAATCTTTACTGTGAAACGCGACTTCAGAAGTCTCTTTAATAAACGATAAATACAATGTTGTCTCACCAGAATAACCTTCTTCTCTTGGGTCAAGCTGAAGGTACACATCTTGTCTTTGCAGAACTTGATTAGGGCTTATTCGATAGTCTGCTGCCGATACTAAACTGGCCATACAAAGCGCGAAAAAAGCCATCAAACAGGGAAGATTGCTCGTCAAGAAATGTTTTCTTTTATCGTTATTCCTTTTATTCATTTTTTATTCATCTATTTACTTAAAGTTCAGTATCAAACGAAAACATTCGCCGACCGTCGTGGATTCAACTCGCCACCCCATTTTACGAGCAACCGCATGCACAATAAAGAGACCTACACCAAACCCTTGGCTTGTAACCCTTCCTGACGCTATATCGTTTTCAAATACAAGCTCATTGGTGTTCAATCTAACTCTTAAACTCCCACTACCGTAGCGCTGCATATTGGTATTTACTTGGTTCAATAGTAAGGCAAAATCTTCCGTGTTTAACGACACAGGAAACTGTTCAAACTGGGTGTCTATCTGGCATGGAAACGGCGTCGAATTTCCCCAGTTAAACAATTCAATCACTAAATCACTGCAACTTGTTTTCTCATCAGGCGCATGAACATCTAGCAAATTTAAGATGGTATTACTGAGTTGCACCGTTTCTTTTTGTGTTGTTTTTAATGCATCTATTTGCTTAAGTGTTTCAATGGACAGCTCATCCATGTGATCAAATTGAGCAAGTTGATGACCCAGTTTAGTGATTGGGTGC is part of the Pseudoalteromonas xiamenensis genome and encodes:
- a CDS encoding M1 family aminopeptidase, whose protein sequence is MASLVSAADYRISPNQVLQRQDVYLQLDPREEGYSGETTLYLSFIKETSEVAFHSKDLQLESVTLVQNEQSTSLALTQADAFDVVRQKLVSPVSGSAKLIVHFKGQFSNSVEGLFVQRTEGKKPFIFSQFQKMLARRAFPTVDDPSFKTHFAFTLDIPKQYQALHNTVSVKEEIKGERKVVHFKPTPKLNTDVLAVAVGEFKFTEFNETQLKSRVFSPVDRDVSVPVVFTDVLNRTVAGIEGYLKSPFPFEKLDFFVAPIETLSGMENVGLVALNPNQFPDDDDGQSHCEFTKLVAHEVAHMWFGNSVTIGWYDDFWLNETFAEFMAVKIVRRHFPEFASCTYGRKSRLYHFDTNSVAPMRAKMQKLGDNIPMDDFHYVKGVAVLNMVEQLIGEDALSGVMQAYFAENQYGNANTNSFLSKLSAFPLAQQLVDSFTSQSSYPLITLKKTDGGFLLEQSDFNGNSDKQWTVPVFVKIWNGQSMQSKRWVISGKSLEIKNIPKGSRLWLNEDDKGYYRFFDASGQDSQLLAKLNEREWEVYFDNVDALAEYGYIDFQVYLEQQLNTINTMPKDSRAVSIALSALTDAFVSTIPAEKQVEFSAYLKTRLPHIEDWSKVAALSTAQSWLSFYGLYLHDNRVYQYAQRQYAESDFLHSDNLEAMVKVLAFNANKTQYLALLGLFEKADAEYKDVLLDSLGYVSNTEHVNLFYDLLLSDATLGFAIGYRFQYPAFQPRFRAHVAQFFATNQARVATRLAQDELQWMPYNFMTACSEKERDLVIEAFSQWQQIPGLAAKEQEIVERILACSGNAQKALNSIKTILSR